In a genomic window of Bemisia tabaci chromosome 1, PGI_BMITA_v3:
- the LOC109043114 gene encoding uncharacterized protein, whose translation MVSSKMTWIVKFVIVSVLFCRIVLAEGDDLHDICKSIFSSDEEKEACKSACQEKHGYCMSCGQYWATGVCDLFKRCRCYINWEEFNQYLYWFERIRPVEVLKHKIIGLREGRD comes from the exons ATGGTTTCGTCCAAAATGACCTGGATCGTTAAGTTTGTAATTGTCAGTGTGCTGTTCTGTAGGATCGTCTTAGCTGAAG GGGATGATTTGCACGACATCTGCAAGAGTATCTTTTCGTCGGACGAAGAGAAAGAGGCATGTAAGAGCGCCTGTCAAGAAAAGCACGGCTATTGCATGTCGTGCGGCCAGTATTGGGCAACGGGAGTCTGCGATTTGTTCAAAAGATGCAGATGCTACATCAACTGGGAGGAGTTCAACCAGTACCTTTATTGGTTCGAACGAATTCGACCTGTCGAAGTCCTGAAACACAAAATCATCGGTTTGAGGGAAGGGCGGGATTGA